CGCGCCACCTTTCCTGCAAGCGGCGCCGGGATATCCACTATCTGGGCCCAAGCCGGTCCGCCGGACTCAACACCCCCAAACGGCCGCGGTTCAGCACGTGCGTGTAGATCATCGTCGTGCTCACGTCCGAATGGCCCATCAGTTCCTGCAGCGTCCGGATATCGTACCCGTCCTCCAATAGATGCGTCGCGAACGAATGGCGAAGCGTGTGGCAGGTCGCCCGCTTCGCTATCCCCGCCTCGCGCACCGCCCGCTGCACCGCCCGCTGCACCGCCGACTCGTGCAGGTGGTGCCGGCAGATCCCGCCCGTCTCCGCATCACGGTACTCGCGCGCCGCCGGGAACACCCACTGCCACGCCAGGTCCGTCGCCCACGACGGCGCCTTCCGGTCGAGCGCCGTCGGCAATGCCACGCGCCCATGGCCGCGCGCGAGATCGCGCTCGTGCAGCGTCCGCACGCGAGCCAGGTGCGCCTCCAGCGCCGCGCGGGCGCTCGTCGGCAGCATCGTCACCCGGTCCTTCCCGCCC
This window of the Gemmatimonadota bacterium genome carries:
- a CDS encoding integron integrase, which produces MPPDRPRLLPLVKGRMRARHLSPRTEQAYLGWILRYIRYHGTRHPADLGEAEVLAYLTHLASERRVSRSTQMQALSALLLLYNDVLAIPIGDLRRVLRSNAPPHLPAVLSREEVRALLGRLSGTMGLIGLLLYGAGLRLMECLTLRVKDIDLAGGEIRVRRGKGGKDRVTMLPTSARAALEAHLARVRTLHERDLARGHGRVALPTALDRKAPSWATDLAWQWVFPAAREYRDAETGGICRHHLHESAVQRAVQRAVREAGIAKRATCHTLRHSFATHLLEDGYDIRTLQELMGHSDVSTTMIYTHVLNRGRLGVLSPADRLGPR